The following coding sequences lie in one Rutidosis leptorrhynchoides isolate AG116_Rl617_1_P2 chromosome 6, CSIRO_AGI_Rlap_v1, whole genome shotgun sequence genomic window:
- the LOC139855905 gene encoding zinc transporter 3-like produces the protein MTKIDYQKLVFVTFLVLSLISTQVYADCTCDRDEDEGKKSEALKYKLIALVSILVGGAIGVLIPFIGKIVPAFSPEKDGFFVIKAFAAGVILATGFIHILPDAFDSLTSPCLKEHPWGDFPFTGFCAMVATIMTLLFETSSAAYQVRSNQSKLIEKDVVGDEENKVLPRIGQVAAHTHATHGHAHGSMTDGLDGSSSLSQVDRFRIVSKVLELGIIVHSVIIGLSVGASQSPKTIKPLVVALTFHQFFEGIGLGGCIFQAKFKSLAVAIMGAFFSFTTPMGIVIGILVTNSYKENSARALIVEGVLNSASAGILIYMALVDLLSPDFMNPRMQKNKLLQICSNVSLLLGAGLMSLIAKWA, from the exons ATGACAAAAATCGATTATCAAAAGCTTGTTTTTGTTACTTTCTTGGTTCTAAGCCTAATTTCCACACAAGTGTATGCAGATTGCACTTGTGATCGTGATGAAGATGAGGGCAAAAAGAGTGAAGCGCTCAAGTACAAACTAATCGCGCTCGTTTCAATCCTAGTAGGCGGTGCTATCGGTGTTTTGATACCGTTCATCGGTAAAATCGTACCGGCTTTTAGTCCTGAAAAAGACGGTTTTTTTGTAATCAAGGCATTTGCAGCCGGTGTTATATTAGCTACCGGTTTTATTCATATATTGCCTGATGCGTTTGATAGTTTAACGTCTCCTTGTTTGAAAGAACATCCATGGGGTGATTTTCCGTTTACGGGTTTTTGTGCGATGGTTGCGACTATAATGACGCTTTTGTTTGAAACGTCATCGGCTGCGTATCAAGTCAGGTCGAATCAGTCAAAATTGATAGAAAAGGATGTTGTTGGAGATGAGGAGAACAAGGTGCTGCCGCGTATCGGTCAAGTGGCGGCACACACTCATGCGACCCATGGACATGCTCATGGGTCCATGACTGATGGTCTTGATGGTTCTTCGAGTTTGTCGCAAGTTGATCGCTTCCGGATTGTTTCAAAG GTGTTGGAATTGGGTATAATAGTACATTCGGTAATAATAGGATTATCCGTGGGAGCTTCCCAAAGTCCGAAAACAATAAAACCGCTCGTTGTTGCATTGACCTTCCACCAGTTTTTTGAAGGAATAGGTCTCGGTGGCTGCATATTTCAG GCGAAATTCAAGTCATTAGCTGTTGCAATAATGGGAGCGTTTTTTAGCTTTACAACACCAATGGGAATTGTAATTGGGATACTAGTGACGAATTCGTACAAAGAGAATAGCGCGAGGGCTTTAATCGTTGAGGGTGTATTGAATTCGGCATCTGCAGGAATTTTGATTTATATGGCGCTGGTTGATCTTCTTTCACCTGATTTTATGAACCCGAGGATGCAAAAGAACAAGTTACTTCAGATATGTTCAAATGTTAGTCTTCTTTTGGGTGCTGGTCTTATGTCTCTTATAGCAAAATGGGCTTGA